TCGAAAGTAGATCTTTACCTTGGTAATCTATGTCTTTTGAAGTCTGGAACTCCAGTGCCTTTTGACATCGGGAAAGCAAGACAAATTTTGAGCAATAGCGACGTACCTATCGCGGTACATCTCAACCTTGGGCACAAACGAGCTGTTGCCTGGGGCTGCGACTTATCCCAGGAATACGTGGTTATCAATAGCGCTTATGCCACCTGAAGTGTTTCAGTCTATCGATCTGCATTGATCCTCACCTCAATAGCTCCCCAAGATCCCCACAGATTATCAACATAGCACAATAAATCATATCCTACGCGTGTCGTTGATAACAGCTTACGCTTCTGCTATCCTTGATTGATTGAGGATGACTATTGGAATCTCGAAAATCCCCGACAGGGATCATCGTCGTAAAGCTGGGGGGTAGTACCCTTGGCAGCCATGATACCACTCTGACTGATTTAGTTGAGCTCCAAAAAAGAGGGAGACTGACTATTGTCGTTCATGGTGGTGCTAATGTAGTCACGGAATGGCTCGGCCGGCTCGGCGTTTCTACTAGATTTGTAAACGGCTTAAGGGTAACTGATGCTGAGACACTTAAAGTAGTAGTTGCTATCCTGGCCGGACTGGTCAATAAAGAGTTGGTTGCGGCTATCGAGTCTTTGGGTGGACGGGCGATAGGGTTGAGCGGCATCGACGGTGGCCTTTTGGGAGCCTCGATCAAGGATGCTCAAATGGGTTATGTTGGTGAAGTAGTTAAGGTGAATCCGGAGCCGCTTCAAGCGATACTGGGAGCTGGCTTTATTCCTGTGGTTGCCCCGCTGAGCTTTCAGTCACCACCTGACCCAGGCGACAATGGATTCATCCTCAATGTCAATGGGGATACCGCTGCCGGCAGGATTGCTGCTGCCATTGCTGCCGAGGAACTGATCTTTCTTACTGATGTGGCTGGTATCTACAATACTTCGGGTGAACTGATTCCTCAGCTCTCGCCGCAGGAAGCAAAGACTTTG
This genomic interval from Chloroflexota bacterium contains the following:
- the argB gene encoding acetylglutamate kinase encodes the protein MESRKSPTGIIVVKLGGSTLGSHDTTLTDLVELQKRGRLTIVVHGGANVVTEWLGRLGVSTRFVNGLRVTDAETLKVVVAILAGLVNKELVAAIESLGGRAIGLSGIDGGLLGASIKDAQMGYVGEVVKVNPEPLQAILGAGFIPVVAPLSFQSPPDPGDNGFILNVNGDTAAGRIAAAIAAEELIFLTDVAGIYNTSGELIPQLSPQEAKTLLDSGVASGGMIPKIEACLLAAPTVHKTRIIDGRLPHALIKEVDGKMAGTTIA